DNA from Arthrobacter sp. PvP023:
CACTTCCTCGTCCGGGTCCGGGAGTGCGCCGGAAACCTTGGACAGCGTCAGGACGGGGTTCACCACAACCCCTGTGGGGGGCACGCCGTCGTCGTTGGCGAACTTGTAGACGAAGAGGCGCTTGCCCACGCCCACCTGGGGGGCTGCGAGGCCCACGCCGTTGGCGGCGTCGTTCGTTTCGAACATGTCGGCGATGAGGGTGCGGAGTTCGTCGTCGAAGACTTCCACTTCGGCGGCCCGGCGGTGGAGAACCGGCTCGCCCCAGATGGTGATCGGCAGAACGGTCATGTCAGGCGGTTCCTTTGATGCAGTGCGGTGAAACACAAAAGGCCGCACCGGATATCCGGTGCGGCCTCCTTGCTGGACGGCGGCAATACCATCCTGTGAGGGTGAGCTACGGGGGTTGAACCCGCGACCTCCTGGACCACAACCAGGCGCTCTGCCAACTGAGCTAAGCCCACCATGTGCCTGAGGACCATCCGGCTAACCGGCTGTCTTGGAAGGCAACGTCATATAGCCTACCTGCTCCGCGGAGCTGTTTTTGCCACTTTTGCCTGTTTCGAGGAAATTTCCCTCAAACGTGGCGCAGATTACTTCTCCGACGGTTCCGACAGGGGCTCGGCGGAGGCCATGACGGCCTTGGAAATCCGCTGCGCTGTGGCACTGTCCGGACCCGGCGCGGGGACAAAGATTGCCTCCCGGTAGTAGCGCAGCTCATCGATGGAATCCTTGATGTCTCCGAGCGCGCGGTGCCCGCCGTGCTTGGCCGGAGCCTGGAAGTACGCCCGCGCGAACCAACGACGGGAGAGTTCCTTGATGGTGCTGACGTCAATCACCCGGTAGTGCAGGTGCTCAACTACCGCAGGCATGTCCCGGGCGAGGAAGACGCGGTCCGTGCCCACGGAATTGCCTCCCAGCGGAGCCTTGCGGGGATCCGGAACCCACTTTGCGATGTAGTCCATGATCACTGCTTCGGCCTCAGCCATCGTTTTGCCGTGCGGAAGCTCTTCGAGGAGCCCCGAGCGTGTGTGCATGTCGCGGACGAAATCGTTCATCTGGGCCAGCGCGGCATCGTCCGGGCGGATGACGACGTCGACGCCGTCACCGAGGATGTTGAGTTCGGAGTCCGTCACCAGGGCGGCCACCTCAATGAGGGCGTCGTTCTTGATGTCCAGGCCGGTCATCTCGCAGTCGATCCAGACAATGCGTTCGTTAGTTATAGGCACCCGCCCAGCCTACCGTTCAGCTGCCACGGAGCTGTCCGATGCTAGGATTTCGGATACGTGGCGGTGCCTCTTTTTCATTGCTGCGGCCCCACCCCCGCCGGCTTGCCCGGCTATCACCGGGTGAAAAACGCCCCACAACAGATTGGACGATCCTGAGATGACGGCGCGTGTGCCTGCGGCGGGAAAAGTGGCTGCCGGCAGGTCGCCGGAGCCGGCCACTGCCGAAGTGGACAACGCGCTCTCGCCGCTCCTCTCGGGGTTCGCCGGCTCGATGTTCATGGCGATCGGTTCGCTGGGCGTGGGCTGGCTCGCGCCTGTTTCCGAGCTTCGCCGCCTGCCGCTGTTCATCTGGATGCGCACGGAAGCCGTAGGGGTGGCGCTTTCCATTGTGCTGCTGGCCGTGGGCGGCATGCTCCTGGTGCGTGCCTGGCTTCGCCTTGGCCAGCGGGTCCGGGTCTGGGGTGCAGGCGCCCGCAAGGCCACGCTGCAGGCTGTGGCGCTGTGGGGGCTGCCCATGATGTTCTCCGTGCCGCTCTTCAGCAGGGACGTGTACGCCTACATCGGGCAGGGACGCCTGATGGTGGAAGGCTTCAACCCTTACGAAAACGGGATCTCGGCGCTGTCCAACTACTTCCAGCTCGGTGCCGACAAGATGTGGACTGAAGCGCCCGTTCCCTACGGCCAGCTGTTTCTCTGGATCGAACAGCTGGTGGTGTGGTCCACCAATGTGCAGCCTGAGGCCAGCATCATGCTGTTCCGCGTCGCCGCCCTGGTCGGCGTGGTCCTGTGTATCGTGTACGTCCCCAAACTGGCAGAGCTGCACGGCGTCAATCCACACCGGGCACTGTGGCTCACCGCAGCCAACCCGCTGTTCCTCACCAACTTCATCGCCAGTGTCCACAACGATGCACTCATGATCGGACTGGCGCTGGCCGGGCTCTACTACTGTGCCACCCGGCGCGTTCTTTTCGGCCTGGTCCTCGTGACGCTATCCATCTCCGTCAAGCCGATCACCATCGTTTTCCTGCCGTTCATAGGGCTCCTGTGGGCCGGCAAGAACGCCGGCTGGCCGCGGAAGTTCGTCTTCTGGGGGCTCACTGCCGGCATCAGCCTGGCCATCCTGTACCTGATGAGCATGGTGAACGGCTTTGGCTTCGGCTGGGTGAACGGACTCTCCGCCCCGGGCAGCATCTGGATCTGGTACGCGCCGGTGGGCCTGCTGGGACTTGTGGTGGCCTCCATCTCCAACGCCTTCGGCCTGGACGGCTGGGGTCTGGCCAAATGGGTTTACGACGCCGGCAAGCTGCTGGCCGTTGGAATTGTCGCCTGGCAGATCTTCCGCGGCGACCACGACCGCCTGATGCGCCGGCTCACGTTGGGGTTCGCGGCAGTGGTCCTGCTGGCGCCCATGATCCAGTCCTGGTATGTCGTGTGGCTTATCCCGCTGTTCGCCGTGACGGGTATCCGGGATGACTGGCAGGTGAAGGCACTCTACTTCATCGTGTCCTTCTTTATGGTCTACGCCATTTCCGACCAGCTGGAAGTCTTCCCGTACCTGCAGACGGAGGACCTGGGCCTTCCCCTGGCCCTGGCGCGCAACGCGGCGGCCATTATCGCGCTGATGTTCGCGCTGTACCTGATCTTCCTCGATCCCAAGACCAAGCAGTTGTTCAGCAAACCCGACGAGCCGGTAACCACCCGCCCGGTCATCTAACCGGCAGGTTCCGGAGGGCCTCGCGGCGGGAGAGCGGGCTGAGCACGGTGTCGTGCCTGGCCACAAACTGACGGACCCAGTCCGCATCGGTTTTTGCGTACTCACGCAAGGCCCAGCCAATCGCTTTGCGGATAAAGAACTCCCGGTCGGCCAGGTTGGGCTCGATGACCGAGGCGAGCAGCCCCGGATCGGTAGCGGATTTTGCCCCGAGCTGCGCCGTGATGGCAGCCCTGCGAACCCACATGTCAGGGTCGCTGCTCCATGAACGGAGCACCCGGCCGAGCTCCGGACGGTGTGCCTGCAGCAGATCGCAGATCCGGTGCGCCACTCCGTCCACAAGATCCCACCATGCACCGGTGCGGATGATCTCCTCGTACACGGGAAGCATCTCCAGCCTGCCCCTGGCCGGCTTCGCACCCGTCAGGTCAATGGCGGCGTAACGCTCTTCGCGGAAGGCTGCTGAACGCCAGAGCTCCAGGACAGTGTCGCGCAGCTCCTCGAACGACCCGCAGGGCCACTGCCCGGCGGCGGCATTCGCGATCTTGCGGACCTCGGGAACCCTGACTCCCAGCGTCGGCATGTCCGATTTCATGTAGGCCTGGCTTCCCGCGGCCCGGCCTTGATCCGCCGCTGCCTTCAGCCTGGTGCGGATCCCGGCGATCAGTTCGTCGTTGGCCATGGTGGATACTCTACTGACGGGCCGACAGGCACTATAATAGTGAGCGCTAACACAAGTATTCCGGCAGCATTGGAAAGCCATGACCCACACCGAACATGAGATCAGTTTCGGCCCCTACACGGCCGTCGCCACAGCGCGTGGAGGAGCGCTCCGCGAGTTGCGGCATGAGGGCCGCGACCTGGTGGTCGGCTTCGGTGCCGACGGCGAAATTCCGGACTACCGCGGCGTCATCTGTGCACCGTGGCCGAACCGGCTGGCTGATGGCCGGTACAGGTTCGAGGGCAAGGACTTCCAGGCGGTGGTCAACGAGGATGAGCGGGGGACTGCACTGCACGGGCTGGTGTTCGGGGCGGACTGGGAACCGCAGGAACACACTGCGTCCTCCGTCCGCCTTGGAACCCGCATCGAGCCGGGGGACGGCTATCCGGGACGCCTTGACGTGTCAGTTGACTACGAGCTGCGGGCAGACGGGCTTCACAGCACTGTGCGTGCCCGGAATATTGGCGTTGAAGCAGCCCCCTACGGCGTGTGCCCGCACCCGTACCTTATCGCCGGTCCGGCCCCGCTTGATGAGTGGACCGTGCAGATCCCGGCCACGGAATTCATGGAGGTCTCCGCCGACCGGCTGCTCCCGGAAGGCATGGCCGGGGTGGAAGGCCATGCCTTTGATTTCCGGGCAGGGAAGGTCCTCGGAGCCGTGGAAATCGACCACGCTTTCACGGGCCTGACTTCCAACGCGGACGGTCTTGCCGCGGTGCGCATTCATGACCCCTCGGGCACCGGAGTGGAGCTGGAATGGGACAGGGCGTGGCCCTGGCTGCAGATCCATACCGCGGACAAGCCGTCAGGGCCTTCCCGGCTTGGCCTCGCCGTTGAACCCATGACGTGCCCGCCTGATGCCTTCAATAGCGGAACGGATGTGGTCCGGCTGGCTCCGGGGGAGTCCCATAAGGCCGGCTGGACCATTCGGGCGATCAGCCGTTAAGTTGGGGCTCACCCGTTGAGGTACGTCCTGGCGAAGCGCCGGTACTGTTCGAGCACCTCGGACGCGCCGCCGTCGGCCGCCGTCACTTCGGTGCCGGACGACTCCCACTCCGGCCACCGGCCCGCGAGGACGGCCGCCGCCTGCCGGGCGGCGCCGTCGGCCACGTATTCACCGGGCTCGGGCACCACGACGGGAAGGCCGAAGACGGACGCGGCAATCTGCTGCACGGCAGCGGACTGTGCGCCGCCTCCCACGAGGATGACGCGTGCGGCCGTAACTCCCTGCGCCTGCAGGGCCGCCAGCCCGTCCGCGAGGGAGCAGACCACGCCTTCGACGGCGGCCCGGGCCAGGTTGGCCCGCGTGTAGCTCGCCAGAGTGGCACCGTGCAGCGAACCGGTGGCGTGCGGCAGGTTGGGTGTGCGCTCGCCTTCGAAATAGGGAACGAGCGTGAGGCCGCCCGAACCTGCCGGGGCGGCAAGGGCGAGTTCGTTGAGCCCGCCCAGCGTCACGCCGAGCAACGCGGCCGTGGAATCGAAGATCCGGGTGGCATTCAGCGTGCAGGCCAGCGCGAGGAAGTTGCCGGTGGCGTCGGCAAATCCGGCCACAAGTCCGGTTGCATCGGCGGCCGGAGTCTCCGAGACGGCGAAAACCGTCCCCGACGTCCCCAGCGATACCACCACGTCGCCCGGACGGGCGCCGACGCCAAGGGCTGCAGCCGCATTGTCGCCGGCGCCGGGGCCGATGATTGCGCCCGACGGCGTTGTGCCTGCGGCCTCCATCGAACCGGCGACGGCGGGCAGAACGGGGACATGTCCCAGTACCTTCCGGAGGAGTTCCGGGAGGTAGGTCCCCGCGGCCGTGGAGAAGTATCCGGTTCCGGAGGCATCGGACCTGTCCGTCCTGAGCAGCTGCAGCGAGGAGGGTCCCGATCCCGGGCCATGGCCCGCGAGACGCCAGCTGAGCCAGTCGTGAGGCAGGCAGACGGCCGCCACGCGGCGTGCGCTGTCCGGCTCATGGCGGGCCAGCCAGCGAAGTTTGGTGATGGTAAGGGAAGCCACCGGAACGGTACCCGTCGCCTTCGCCCAGTAGGCGGCTCCGGCTCCCGCGTCGCCGTCGCCCGCCTCTTTGATGAGCTGTTCGGCATCCTCCGCGGAGCGCGTGTCGTTCCAGAGCAGGGCGGGGCGCACCACCGCACCAGAGACGTCCAGGCACACCATGCCATGCTGCTGGCCGCCTACGGAGACGGCGGCCACATCGTCCAGGCCGCCGGCCTGTGCGATGGCCTCCTGGAGCGCGGCCCACCAGTGGTCGGGGTGGATCTCGCTGCCGTCGGGGTGGGCGGCGCGGCCCTGGCGGATCAGCGTGCCGGTGTGCGCATCCCGGATCACCACTTTGCATGACTGCGTGGAACTGTCGATTCCTGCTACCAACGGCATGGCGGGTTCTTTCTGAAGGGCTGCCGCCGGATCCGGCGGTCCGGATCCGGCGGCAGTGGAGCTGGCTGGTTGGGGGAGCCTGGCCTAGCGGGCGCCGAGCAGGTGCTCGATGGCCAGCTGGTTGAGGCGGACGAAGGCGAAGGACCGCCGGGCGGCGGCATCGGCGTCGAACTCCGCGAATGCGGAAGCGTCAGCCAGCAGATCCGCCGTGGTCTCTCCGGCGGCGAGGGTGGGTTCGCCGAGTTCGAAGACGCCGGAGGTCTTCAGGGCTTCCTGGACATCGGGGTCGGCGCGGAAGGCCAGGGCACGCTCCTTGAGGAGGAGGTACATGGACATGTTGGATTTCGCGGATTCCCAGACGCCGTCGTATCCGTCGGTGCGTGAGGGCTTGTAGTCGAAGTGACGCGGGCCGTCGTACTTCGGGCCGCCGTTGGGGAAGCCGTTTTCGAGCAGGTCCACGGTGAAGAATGCGCTGGTGAGGTCGCCGTGCCCGAAGACGAGGTCCTGGTCGTACTTGATGCCGCGCTGGCCGTTGAGGTCGATGTGGAAGAGTTTCCCGGCCCACAGCGCCTGGGCGATGCCATGGGTGAAATTCAGCCCGGCCATCTGCTCGTGCCCGGTTTCCGGGTTGAGGCCCACGATGTCGCCGTGTTCCAGCTGTGCGATGAAGGCCAGTCCGTGGCCGACGGTGGGCAGGAAGATGTCGCCGCGGGGCTCGTTGGGTTTTGGTTCCAGGGCGATCCGAAGGCCGTAGCCCTTGTCCTTGATATAGGCGGCGGCCGTGTCCACGCCTTCCTTCATCCGGTCCAGGGCGGCAGAGAGGTCCTTGGAACCGTCATACTCGCTGCCTTCGCGCCCGCCCCACATGACGAAGGTCTCTGCACCCAGCTCTGCTGCAAGGTCGATGTTCTGAAGGACTTTGCTGAGCGCGAACCGGCGGACTGAACGGTCGTTGGAGGTAAAGCCGCCGTCCTTGAAGACGGGATGACTGAACAAATTGGTGGTCACCATTGGGGTCTTGAGGCCCGTCTCGGCCAGGGCGGCCTTGAAGTTCTTCAGGATCAGCTCGCGCTCGGAGGCTGTGGCGTCGAACGGGACCAGATCGTTGTCATGGAAGGTGATGCCGTAAGCGCCCAGTTCGCTGAGCTTGTGGACGGCTTCGACGGGGTCCAGGGCGGGACGGGTGGCGACGCCGAAGGGATCCGCCCCGGTCCAGCCGACGGTCCAAAGGCCGAAGGTGAAGCGGTCTGCAGGGGTGGGCTGGAGGGTCATGAAACATCCTTGGTTCGGAGGTGTAGTGGAAGCTGTCGGCCAGGTAGGAAAGCAGGCCGGTGAATTAGTTTTCAATCTGAACTATATGCGTCATGATTGACTTGGGTCAATGATTAAGGCGGCGGAAATGTCACGGGAAAATAATGTTGACGGCAGTGCGGCGCGTCCGGCACCCGGCCGGGTGGAGGACGTCCGGCGTGGCAACCTCGTCCGGGTCCTCGCGGCCATTGCGCAGGCACGGACGGATCCGCAGCGCTACCCGACGCGTGCTGAGCTGGCCTCCCTGACCGGCTTGACCAAGGCTTCAGTGTCCAGCCTGGTCGCCGAGCTCGCCGACTCCGGCCTGGTCATGGAGTCCGGCGCCACGCGCGACGGTGAACGCGGCAGGCCCGGGGTAGGCCTCCAGCTCAGCACCCGCCGCGGTGTGGTGGGCATGGAAATCAACGTGGACTACATCTCGGCAGGCCTTCTGGACCTCGGCGGTGCGCTGCGCGCGTTCAGGACGCTGGAATGCGGAAACCGCGGCCAGTCGCCGGAATCCGTCATGGCCCTGTTGTCCGGGCTCGTGAACGACGTAGTCGCCGAGGCAGCAGCCGCCGGGATCGCAATCCTGGGCGGCGGACTGGCGGTGCCCGGACTCGTGGACACGGCATCCGGAACGGTTTCCAGCGCCCCCAACCTGCAGTGGCACAATGTTGCCCTTGAGCTGGGCGGGTTGCTGCCGGGCGCACCTCTGGGCACGGTTCTGTATAACGAGGCAAACTGCGCTGCCCTGGCCGAACTCTGGTACGGGCACGGATCGGAATTCCGCGACTACCTGTTTGTTTCCGGTGAGGTGGGTGTCGGTGGCGGCCTGGTCATCGGCTCCCGGCTCTTTGCCGGACCCCACGGGCAGGCGGGGGAGGTGGGCCACGTGGTGGTTGATCCGTCGGGTCCGGACTGCTCGTGCGGCGGCCGCGGCTGCCTGGAAACATTCGCCGGCCAGGAGGCCATCTTTGCCGAGGCCGGCATTCCGGCAGGAACTGCCTCCGTGCGGCTGGGGCAACTCGTGGAACAACTTGGCGCCGGCAATGCTGCCGCCGCATCGGCCGTGGCCCGTGCCGGCCGCTACCTTGGCATCGCCGCAGCCTCCACGGCACGGCTGATGAACCTCTCCGCCGTTGTCCTCGGCGGCCACTTCACCCGGATGGGGCCGTGGATTGCACCGGCCGTAATAGCAAGCCTCGCCGTCCATGCGCCCGGCGTCGTCAGTCCTGCCAGGGTGGCGGTTTCGGAACTCGGCCAGTCGGCTGCCCTCCTGGGCGCGGCCGGGAGCGCCCTGCGTTCCGTCCTTGCCGCTCCCTCCGGCCTGACGACTGCCGGCTAGGTGCGGCCCGGGGCGGCGACGAAACAGCTCACCCACCAGAGAGGGCCTTCCGGCTTCCCGCCAGGACCGCCGTGGGCCACCGGACCCGCCGCCTTTAACACCTGGGACCGGAGGATCCGCGGGTAGCAGTCGCGCGGCTCCACGGCACACCAGCCCACCGGCGCTCCGTCATGGAAGGCGAGGACGCCCGACGTCGGGCCCTTCCGCCGGTCCTGTGATTATGGGTGATGCGGTCACGGCCGCCAGCCGTGTCCGGTAAGCCAGGTGGCACACAGCTCTGTCCACCGCTCCACGCCGGCCACCCCGGGAGCGAGGCCCAGCCCGTGCCGGCCTTGCGGAAAGACGTGCAGCTCCGCAGGCACGGCAGCCTTGCGCAGCGCCATGGCGTAGCGCAGGCTGTGTTCAACATCGACCGCTGCGTCGTCAAACGTGTGCCAGATGAACGCCGGGGGAGTGCTGCTTGTGACGGTGAGCTCGGCGGACAGCTCTGCCAGCAGGTCACCGGAGGGTGCCGCGCCGAGCAGGTTGTCGATGCTGCCCTGATGGACGGCCGATTCGAAGGACACCACTGGGTAGCACAGTATGGCGAGGTCCGGCCGGGACCCCGGCGCGTCGAGTGTCTCGTCTCCGGTGGGAACGCCTCCGGCGAGGGTGGCAGCCAGGTGCCCTCCGGCGGAGAACCCCAGGACACCCACGCGGGAGCCATCCACTTCGAGTCCGTGGCCGCCGCACCTGATCCATGCCAGGGCCGCCTTCGCGTCCGCCAGCGGGGCCGGGTGGCGGTGCGGAGCCACCCGGTAGCGCAGCACGAAGGCGTGGATGCCCAGGGACGCCAGCCATTCGGCCACCGGCTCTGCCTCGTGGTCTGCGTGGCGCGCGTAGCCTCCGCCGGGAAGGACCAGGATTGCCGGGAACCGCCGGGGGGATTGCCCGCCGTCCGAGTGTGCGCGGGCCGGTGACGTGCCGCCTCCGGGCGCGGCAGGACCGTGGCGGGCCGGGACAACGGTGAGGCCGGCTGGCATCCGGGAGTTGCCGGTCAGGCGGTCCATTCTGTGCTCCGCCGGAGCGTCACCTGACCGGTGACGGCCGGACCGTCGTCGTGTTTTCCTTCAGTTCCGGCGGCCGCTGTGGACCCCACCGTGCTCAAGGTGGCCAGGCGGCCGATTTCCTCCAGCGGAAGGCGCACCGTTGAAAGCCCCGGGCGGAAGTCCCGGAGCGTTTCGATATCGTCAAACCCTGCGATCAGCGCGTCGCGGGGAATTCGGAATCCCTGGGAGCGAAGCCCTGCAGCTGCGCCGATTGCCATGACATCGTTCGCCGCGAAGATGCACAGATCCGGCTTCCCGCCCTCGTTCGCGGGGGCGGAGTTCCGGGCGTTCCGGATCCGTTCGGCCAGCACGAGTCCGGCTTCGTAGCCGCCGGCACGGTTGAAGGAGGCGCGGAGGACTTCGGCTTCGGGGCGGCCGGTCGAGGCGAGGCCGGCCTGGAAGCCGCGGATCCGGTCGTCGGACGTGATCAGGCCTTCGGGGCCGCCGATGATGACGAAGTCGCCTGAATGGCTGCCTGTGAGCTTTCCGGCAAGTTCCGCGGCCAGCTGCTCATTCGGCACTTCCACAAGGTGGTAGCCGTCCAGTTCAGCGGCTCCGACGATGGCTTGGCCCACCACCCCCACGTGCCCGCCATTGCGGCAGTAGCGGTCCAGTTCGGCGGCAAGTTCGGCGTTGCCCTGGTGGTCTTCCGGGCGGCTGGACCGTGAGCCGGCAATGACGATGGCGTCGGCCCGCCTGGCAGCGAAGGCGGCGACGGCTTCCTTCTCATCGGCCGGAGTTCCGCCTGTCGTGGCCAGCAGCACCATCTTGTGCTGCTCGCGGGCCACTTCCTGGACGCCGCGGGCTATGGCGGAGAAATACGGATCCGCGATGTCGTGCACAATCAGGCCCACCAGTCCCGAACTGGACTTCGCGAGTGCCTGGGCCTGGGCGTTGGGGATGTAACCAAGGGTCTCGGCTGCCTGCCGTACCCGCTCGGACACTCCCGGGCCGGGTTTGCGGGCGGAGCCATTGAGGACGCGTGACGCAGTAGCCGGCGAGACCCCGGCCAATCGTGCCACCTCGGTGAGGGTACTTGCAGCCACTGATATTTCTCCTGTTCAGCCAACGTGCGCGTAGTGGTCATTATGGCAGTTTGAACGACTTTCGGGAAAGCGCTTGCCATGCGGCGCGGGAAGATGCATCATAAATGCAGTGGGAATGCGCTTTCCCAGCACACCGTACTGAACCAACTCACCGTGGAGGACACATGGGCTTCGAAACAAAGACGATCCGTATCGCCATGAACGGCATTACCGGCCGGATGGGCTACCGCCAGCACCTGCTGCGTTCCATCCTCCCCATCCGCGACGCGGGCGGCTTCACCCTTGAGGACGGCACAAAGGTCCAGGTCGAACCCATCCTGGTCGGCCGCAACGAAGCCAAGATCCGGGAACTCGCCGAACTGCACAAGGTCTCCGAGTGGAGCACCGACCTGGACGCCGTAATCAACGACCCCACAGTCGACGTGGTCTTTGACGCGTCCATGACCAGCCTCCGCGCCGCCACCCTGAAGAAGGCGATGTCCGCGGGGAAGCACATCTTCACGGAGAAGCCCACGGCGGAAACCCTGGCGGAGGCCATTGAACTGGCCCGGATCGGCAAGGAAGCCGGGGTCACCGCCGGCGTCGTCCACGACAAGCTCTACCTGCCCGGATTGGTCAAGCTGCGTCGCCTCGTTGACGAAGGCTTCTTCGGCCGCATCCTGTCCATCCGCGGAGAATTCGGCTACTGGGTCTTCGAAGGCGACGTCCAGGCAGCCCAGCGCCCGTCCTGGAACTACCGCAAGGAAGACGGCGGCGGCATGACCACGGACATGTTCTGCCACTGGAACTACGTCCTCGAAGGCATCATCGGCAAGGTCAAGAGCGTCAACGCCAAGACCGCAACCCACATCC
Protein-coding regions in this window:
- a CDS encoding Gfo/Idh/MocA family protein; this encodes MGFETKTIRIAMNGITGRMGYRQHLLRSILPIRDAGGFTLEDGTKVQVEPILVGRNEAKIRELAELHKVSEWSTDLDAVINDPTVDVVFDASMTSLRAATLKKAMSAGKHIFTEKPTAETLAEAIELARIGKEAGVTAGVVHDKLYLPGLVKLRRLVDEGFFGRILSIRGEFGYWVFEGDVQAAQRPSWNYRKEDGGGMTTDMFCHWNYVLEGIIGKVKSVNAKTATHIPARWDEAGKEYKATADDASYGIFELETPGGDQVVGQINSSWAVRVYRDELVEFQIDGTHGSAVAGLNKCVAQQRAHTPKPVWNPDLPVTESFRSQWQEVPANADLDNGFKLQWEEFLRDVVAGREHRFGLLSAARGVQLAELGLQSNDERRTIDIPEISL